The following are from one region of the Primulina eburnea isolate SZY01 chromosome 17, ASM2296580v1, whole genome shotgun sequence genome:
- the LOC140818563 gene encoding ubiquitin C-terminal hydrolase 12-like isoform X4, producing MTMMTPQPLDQDDEEMLVPHSDVVEGPQPLVEGPQPMEDNAGTLENQVSDEPQASRFTWAIENFSRLNMKKIYSDIFVVGGYKWRVLIFPKGNNVDYLSMYLDVADSANLPYGWNRYAQFSLAIVNHVHNKYTVKKDTQHQFNQRESDWGFTSFMPLSELYDPNKGYLVNDTCIVEADVAVRKVVDYWAYDSKKETGYVGLKNQGATCYMNSLLQTLYHIPYFRKAVYHMPTTENDNPTGSIPLALQSLYYKLQYNDTSVATKELTKSFGWDTYDSFLQHDVQELNRVLCEKLEDKMKGTVVEGTIQQLFEGHHMNYIECINVDFKSTRKESFYDLQLDVKGCKDVYASFDKYVEVERLEGDNKYHAEDHGLQDAKKGVLFIDFPPVLQLQLKRFEYDFMRDMMVKINDRYEFPLELDLDRDNGKYLSPEADKSVRNLYILHSVLVHSGGVHGGHYYAFIRPTLSDQWYKFDDERVTKEDAKRALEEQYGGEEELPQTNPGFNNTPFKFTKYSNAYMLVYIRVSDKDKIICNVDEKDIAVHLRVRLKKEQEEKEDKRRYKAQAHLYTIIKVARDEDLREQIGKDIYFDLVDHDKVRNFRIQKQMPFNLFKEEVAKELGVPVQFQRFWIWAKRQNHTYRPNRPLTPQEEAQTVGALREVSNKAHNAELKLFLEVEYGPDLHPIIPPEKIKEDILLFFKLYDPEKEELRYVGRLFVKSSRKPIEIQTKLNELAGFAPDEEIEFFEEIKYEPSVMCERLDKRASFRFSQIEDGDIICFQKRPQPESEEIFRFPDVPLFLEYVKNRQVVHFRALERPKEDEFFLELSKNHTYDDVMERVAQRLGLDDPSKIRLTPHNCYSQQPKPNPIKYRAVDHLLDMLVHYNQISDILYYEVLDIPLPELQCLKTLKVAFHHATKDEAVILNIRLPKQSTVGVVLNEIKTKVELSHPSAELRLLEVFYHKIYKIFPINEKIENINDQYWTLRAEEIPEEEKNIGPNDRLIHVYHFTKESAQNQVQVQNFGDPFFLVIHEGEKLEDVKLRIQRRLQVPDEEFSKWKFAFLSLGRPEYLEDSDIISSRFQRREVYGAWEQYLGLEHSDTSPKRAYTANQNRHTFEKPVKIYN from the exons ATGACCATGATGACTCCTCAGCCGTTGGAT CAGGATGATGAAGAGATGCTGGTGCCGCACTCGGATGTAGTAGAAGGGCCTCAGCCTTTGGTTGAAGGACCTCAACCAATGGAAG ACAATGCAGGAACTTTGGAAAACCAGGTGAGTGATGAGCCTCAGGCGTCACGCTTCACGTGGGCAATAGAGAACTTTTCCCGATTGAATATGAAGAAGATTTATTCTGACATCTTCGTTGTTGGGGGATATAAATG GCGGGTACTTATTTTCCCTAAGGGAAATAATGTGGATTATTTGTCGATGTATTTAGATGTCGCTGATTCAGCAAACTTGCCATATGGGTGGAATAGATATGCACAGTTTAGCCTGGCTATAGTTAATCATGTGCATAACAAGTATACAGTTAAAAAAG ATACACAACACCAGTTCAATCAAAGGGAGAGTGATTGGGGTTTCACATCGTTCATGCCTCTTAGTGAGCTTTATGACCCCAACAAGGGGTACCTTGTGAATGATACTTGTATTGTGGAAGCTGATGTTGCTGTACGTAAGGTTGTTGATTATTGGGCTTATGACTCAAAGAAGGAGACAGGCTATGTTGGACTAAAGAACCAGGGAGCAACTTGTTACATGAATTCTCTTCTCCAAACTTTGTATCATATTCCTTACTTCAGAAAG GCTGTATATCATATGCCAACAACTGAGAACGATAACCCAACAGGGAGCATACCATTAGCTTTACAAAGTTTATATTATAAGCTCCAATATAATGACACCAGCGTAGCTACGAAAGAATTGACGAAATCATTTGGATGGGACACATATGATTCCTTTTTGCAACATGATGTGCAAGAACTTAACAGAGTTTTATGTGAAAAGCTAGAAGACAAGATGAAG GGAACTGTTGTCGAAGGGACTATACAACAGCTGTTCGAGGGGCACCATATGAATTACATTGAATGCATCAATGTAGATTTTAAATCAACGCGAAAAGAATCATTTTATG ATCTTCAGCTTGATGTGAAAGGTTGTAAGGATGTTTATGCTTCCTTTGACAAGTATGTGGAAGTTGAACGCCTTGAAGGAGACAACAAATACCATGCTGAAGACCATGGCTTGCAG GATGCCAAGAAGGGTGTCTTGTTCATTGACTTCCCTCCAGTTCTCCAGCTGCAGTTAAAGCGGTTTGAGTATGATTTTATGAGAGATATGATGGTTAAG ATAAATGACCGATATGAATTTCCATTGGAACTTGATCTTGATAGAGACAATGGCAAGTATTTATCACCAGAAGCAGATAAGAGTGTACGAAACCTTTACATACTTCACAG TGTTTTGGTTCATAGTGGTGGTGTTCATGGTGGACATTATTACGCCTTCATCAGGCCGACGCTCTCTGATCAGTG GTATAAATTTGACGATGAGAGGGTCACTAAAGAAGATGCAAAAAGGGCATTAGAGGAGCAGTATGGTGGCGAAGAAGAG TTGCCACAGACAAATCCTGGCTTCAATAACACTCCATTTAAATTTACCAAGTATTCAAATGCATACATGCTTGTCTATATACGTGTGAGTGACAAGGACAAGATAATTTGCAATGTGGATGAAAAGGACATCGCAGTTCATCTTCGG GTAAGACTGAAAAAGgaacaagaagaaaaagaagacaAGAGAAGATATAAAGCTCAGGCTCACCTTTATACTATCATCAAG GTTGCTCGAGATGAGGACTTGAGGGAACAGATTGGaaaggatatttattttgatcttGTTGATCACGATAAAGTTCGTAACTTTCGAATTCAGAAACAGATGCCTTTTAACCTTTTCAAG GAGGAAGTTGCCAAAGAACTTGGTGTACCGGTTCAATTTCAGCGCTTTTGGATCTGGGCAAAGAGGCAGAACCATACTTATCGCCCGAACAGGCCTTTGACTCCACAAGAGGAAGCACAAACT GTTGGAGCATTGAGGGAAGTTTCCAACAAAGCCCACAACGCAGAATTGAAATTGTTTTTGGAAGTAGAATATGGACCA GATTTACATCCTATTATTCCACCAGAGAAGATAAAGGAAGATATACTGCTGTTTTTTAAACTTTATGATCCCGAGAAAGAAGAGCTtcg ATATGTTGGGAGGCTTTTTGTGAAAAGCTCTAGAAAGCCTATTGAGATCCAAACAAAGCTAAATGAACTGGCTGGATTTGCTCCTGATGAAGAGATTGAATTCTTTGAG GAAATTAAATATGAGCCATCTGTTATGTGTGAACGCCTTGATAAAAGAGCTTCATTTCGTTTTAGTCAG ATTGAAGACGGTGACATTATTTGCTTCCAGAAACGGCCTCAGCCTGAAAGTGAAGAGATATTTAGATTTCCTGATGTCCCTTTGTTTTTGGAATATGTGAAGAATCGCCAG GTCGTGCATTTTCGAGCACTGGAAAGACCTAAGGAAGATGAATTTTTCCTTGAGTT GTCAAAGAATCACACTTATGATGATGTTATGGAAAGGGTTGCCCAGCGCCTTGGCTTGGATGATCCATCAAAAATTCGGCTTACGCCTCACAATTGCTATTCCCAGCAACCGAAACCCAATCCTATCAAATATAGAGCAGTTGACCATTTATTAGACATGCTAGTCCACTACAATCAG ATATCAGATATATTGTACTATGAAGTGCTGGACATTCCTCTTCCAGAACTGCAATGTCTGAAAACGCTGAAAGTTGCCTTCCATCATGCCACAAAGGATGAG GCTGTAATTCTCAATATTAGGTTGCCAAAACAAAGCACTGTAGGAGTTGTTCTTAATGAGATTAAAACAAAG GTAGAATTGTCTCATCCAAGTGCTGAACTTAGGCTGCTTGAAGTTTTCTATCACAAGATTTACAAG ATCTTTCCAATTAACGAGAAGATTGAGAATATAAATGACCAGTACTGGACATTACGTGCTGAGGAG ATTCCAGAAGAAGAAAAGAACATTGGGCCCAATGATCGTTTGATCCATGTTTACCATTTCACAAAGGAGAGCGCCCAGAATCAAGTG CAAGTTCAAAATTTTGGGGATCCCTTCTTTCTGGTCATCCACGAAGGTGAAAAATTAGAAGATGTTAAATTGCGCATTCAAAGAAGATTGCAAGTTCCAGATGAGGAATTTTCTAAG TGGAAGTTTGCGTTTCTATCATTGGGACGGCCAGAGTATCTTGAGGATTCTGACATTATCTCTAGTCGTTTTCAG AGGAGAGAGGTTTATGGTGCTTGGGAGCAATACCTTGGGCTAGAGCATTCAGACACAAGTCCGAAAAGAGCTTATACTGCCAACCAG AACCGCCACACGTTTGAGAAACCAGTGAAAATATACAATTAA
- the LOC140818563 gene encoding ubiquitin C-terminal hydrolase 12-like isoform X6, with protein MTMMTPQPLDQDDEEMLVPHSDVVEGPQPLVEGPQPMEGTLENQVSDEPQASRFTWAIENFSRLNMKKIYSDIFVVGGYKWRVLIFPKGNNVDYLSMYLDVADSANLPYGWNRYAQFSLAIVNHVHNKYTVKKDTQHQFNQRESDWGFTSFMPLSELYDPNKGYLVNDTCIVEADVAVRKVVDYWAYDSKKETGYVGLKNQGATCYMNSLLQTLYHIPYFRKAVYHMPTTENDNPTGSIPLALQSLYYKLQYNDTSVATKELTKSFGWDTYDSFLQHDVQELNRVLCEKLEDKMKGTVVEGTIQQLFEGHHMNYIECINVDFKSTRKESFYDLQLDVKGCKDVYASFDKYVEVERLEGDNKYHAEDHGLQDAKKGVLFIDFPPVLQLQLKRFEYDFMRDMMVKINDRYEFPLELDLDRDNGKYLSPEADKSVRNLYILHSVLVHSGGVHGGHYYAFIRPTLSDQWYKFDDERVTKEDAKRALEEQYGGEEELPQTNPGFNNTPFKFTKYSNAYMLVYIRVSDKDKIICNVDEKDIAVHLRVRLKKEQEEKEDKRRYKAQAHLYTIIKVARDEDLREQIGKDIYFDLVDHDKVRNFRIQKQMPFNLFKEEVAKELGVPVQFQRFWIWAKRQNHTYRPNRPLTPQEEAQTVGALREVSNKAHNAELKLFLEVEYGPDLHPIIPPEKIKEDILLFFKLYDPEKEELRYVGRLFVKSSRKPIEIQTKLNELAGFAPDEEIEFFEEIKYEPSVMCERLDKRASFRFSQIEDGDIICFQKRPQPESEEIFRFPDVPLFLEYVKNRQVVHFRALERPKEDEFFLELSKNHTYDDVMERVAQRLGLDDPSKIRLTPHNCYSQQPKPNPIKYRAVDHLLDMLVHYNQISDILYYEVLDIPLPELQCLKTLKVAFHHATKDEAVILNIRLPKQSTVGVVLNEIKTKVELSHPSAELRLLEVFYHKIYKIFPINEKIENINDQYWTLRAEEIPEEEKNIGPNDRLIHVYHFTKESAQNQVQVQNFGDPFFLVIHEGEKLEDVKLRIQRRLQVPDEEFSKWKFAFLSLGRPEYLEDSDIISSRFQRREVYGAWEQYLGLEHSDTSPKRAYTANQNRHTFEKPVKIYN; from the exons ATGACCATGATGACTCCTCAGCCGTTGGAT CAGGATGATGAAGAGATGCTGGTGCCGCACTCGGATGTAGTAGAAGGGCCTCAGCCTTTGGTTGAAGGACCTCAACCAATGGAAG GAACTTTGGAAAACCAGGTGAGTGATGAGCCTCAGGCGTCACGCTTCACGTGGGCAATAGAGAACTTTTCCCGATTGAATATGAAGAAGATTTATTCTGACATCTTCGTTGTTGGGGGATATAAATG GCGGGTACTTATTTTCCCTAAGGGAAATAATGTGGATTATTTGTCGATGTATTTAGATGTCGCTGATTCAGCAAACTTGCCATATGGGTGGAATAGATATGCACAGTTTAGCCTGGCTATAGTTAATCATGTGCATAACAAGTATACAGTTAAAAAAG ATACACAACACCAGTTCAATCAAAGGGAGAGTGATTGGGGTTTCACATCGTTCATGCCTCTTAGTGAGCTTTATGACCCCAACAAGGGGTACCTTGTGAATGATACTTGTATTGTGGAAGCTGATGTTGCTGTACGTAAGGTTGTTGATTATTGGGCTTATGACTCAAAGAAGGAGACAGGCTATGTTGGACTAAAGAACCAGGGAGCAACTTGTTACATGAATTCTCTTCTCCAAACTTTGTATCATATTCCTTACTTCAGAAAG GCTGTATATCATATGCCAACAACTGAGAACGATAACCCAACAGGGAGCATACCATTAGCTTTACAAAGTTTATATTATAAGCTCCAATATAATGACACCAGCGTAGCTACGAAAGAATTGACGAAATCATTTGGATGGGACACATATGATTCCTTTTTGCAACATGATGTGCAAGAACTTAACAGAGTTTTATGTGAAAAGCTAGAAGACAAGATGAAG GGAACTGTTGTCGAAGGGACTATACAACAGCTGTTCGAGGGGCACCATATGAATTACATTGAATGCATCAATGTAGATTTTAAATCAACGCGAAAAGAATCATTTTATG ATCTTCAGCTTGATGTGAAAGGTTGTAAGGATGTTTATGCTTCCTTTGACAAGTATGTGGAAGTTGAACGCCTTGAAGGAGACAACAAATACCATGCTGAAGACCATGGCTTGCAG GATGCCAAGAAGGGTGTCTTGTTCATTGACTTCCCTCCAGTTCTCCAGCTGCAGTTAAAGCGGTTTGAGTATGATTTTATGAGAGATATGATGGTTAAG ATAAATGACCGATATGAATTTCCATTGGAACTTGATCTTGATAGAGACAATGGCAAGTATTTATCACCAGAAGCAGATAAGAGTGTACGAAACCTTTACATACTTCACAG TGTTTTGGTTCATAGTGGTGGTGTTCATGGTGGACATTATTACGCCTTCATCAGGCCGACGCTCTCTGATCAGTG GTATAAATTTGACGATGAGAGGGTCACTAAAGAAGATGCAAAAAGGGCATTAGAGGAGCAGTATGGTGGCGAAGAAGAG TTGCCACAGACAAATCCTGGCTTCAATAACACTCCATTTAAATTTACCAAGTATTCAAATGCATACATGCTTGTCTATATACGTGTGAGTGACAAGGACAAGATAATTTGCAATGTGGATGAAAAGGACATCGCAGTTCATCTTCGG GTAAGACTGAAAAAGgaacaagaagaaaaagaagacaAGAGAAGATATAAAGCTCAGGCTCACCTTTATACTATCATCAAG GTTGCTCGAGATGAGGACTTGAGGGAACAGATTGGaaaggatatttattttgatcttGTTGATCACGATAAAGTTCGTAACTTTCGAATTCAGAAACAGATGCCTTTTAACCTTTTCAAG GAGGAAGTTGCCAAAGAACTTGGTGTACCGGTTCAATTTCAGCGCTTTTGGATCTGGGCAAAGAGGCAGAACCATACTTATCGCCCGAACAGGCCTTTGACTCCACAAGAGGAAGCACAAACT GTTGGAGCATTGAGGGAAGTTTCCAACAAAGCCCACAACGCAGAATTGAAATTGTTTTTGGAAGTAGAATATGGACCA GATTTACATCCTATTATTCCACCAGAGAAGATAAAGGAAGATATACTGCTGTTTTTTAAACTTTATGATCCCGAGAAAGAAGAGCTtcg ATATGTTGGGAGGCTTTTTGTGAAAAGCTCTAGAAAGCCTATTGAGATCCAAACAAAGCTAAATGAACTGGCTGGATTTGCTCCTGATGAAGAGATTGAATTCTTTGAG GAAATTAAATATGAGCCATCTGTTATGTGTGAACGCCTTGATAAAAGAGCTTCATTTCGTTTTAGTCAG ATTGAAGACGGTGACATTATTTGCTTCCAGAAACGGCCTCAGCCTGAAAGTGAAGAGATATTTAGATTTCCTGATGTCCCTTTGTTTTTGGAATATGTGAAGAATCGCCAG GTCGTGCATTTTCGAGCACTGGAAAGACCTAAGGAAGATGAATTTTTCCTTGAGTT GTCAAAGAATCACACTTATGATGATGTTATGGAAAGGGTTGCCCAGCGCCTTGGCTTGGATGATCCATCAAAAATTCGGCTTACGCCTCACAATTGCTATTCCCAGCAACCGAAACCCAATCCTATCAAATATAGAGCAGTTGACCATTTATTAGACATGCTAGTCCACTACAATCAG ATATCAGATATATTGTACTATGAAGTGCTGGACATTCCTCTTCCAGAACTGCAATGTCTGAAAACGCTGAAAGTTGCCTTCCATCATGCCACAAAGGATGAG GCTGTAATTCTCAATATTAGGTTGCCAAAACAAAGCACTGTAGGAGTTGTTCTTAATGAGATTAAAACAAAG GTAGAATTGTCTCATCCAAGTGCTGAACTTAGGCTGCTTGAAGTTTTCTATCACAAGATTTACAAG ATCTTTCCAATTAACGAGAAGATTGAGAATATAAATGACCAGTACTGGACATTACGTGCTGAGGAG ATTCCAGAAGAAGAAAAGAACATTGGGCCCAATGATCGTTTGATCCATGTTTACCATTTCACAAAGGAGAGCGCCCAGAATCAAGTG CAAGTTCAAAATTTTGGGGATCCCTTCTTTCTGGTCATCCACGAAGGTGAAAAATTAGAAGATGTTAAATTGCGCATTCAAAGAAGATTGCAAGTTCCAGATGAGGAATTTTCTAAG TGGAAGTTTGCGTTTCTATCATTGGGACGGCCAGAGTATCTTGAGGATTCTGACATTATCTCTAGTCGTTTTCAG AGGAGAGAGGTTTATGGTGCTTGGGAGCAATACCTTGGGCTAGAGCATTCAGACACAAGTCCGAAAAGAGCTTATACTGCCAACCAG AACCGCCACACGTTTGAGAAACCAGTGAAAATATACAATTAA
- the LOC140818563 gene encoding ubiquitin C-terminal hydrolase 12-like isoform X2: protein MTMMTPQPLDQDDEEMLVPHSDVVEGPQPLVEGPQPMEVATADNAGTLENQVSDEPQASRFTWAIENFSRLNMKKIYSDIFVVGGYKWRVLIFPKGNNVDYLSMYLDVADSANLPYGWNRYAQFSLAIVNHVHNKYTVKKDTQHQFNQRESDWGFTSFMPLSELYDPNKGYLVNDTCIVEADVAVRKVVDYWAYDSKKETGYVGLKNQGATCYMNSLLQTLYHIPYFRKAVYHMPTTENDNPTGSIPLALQSLYYKLQYNDTSVATKELTKSFGWDTYDSFLQHDVQELNRVLCEKLEDKMKGTVVEGTIQQLFEGHHMNYIECINVDFKSTRKESFYDLQLDVKGCKDVYASFDKYVEVERLEGDNKYHAEDHGLQDAKKGVLFIDFPPVLQLQLKRFEYDFMRDMMVKINDRYEFPLELDLDRDNGKYLSPEADKSVRNLYILHSVLVHSGGVHGGHYYAFIRPTLSDQWYKFDDERVTKEDAKRALEEQYGGEEELPQTNPGFNNTPFKFTKYSNAYMLVYIRVSDKDKIICNVDEKDIAVHLRVRLKKEQEEKEDKRRYKAQAHLYTIIKVARDEDLREQIGKDIYFDLVDHDKVRNFRIQKQMPFNLFKEEVAKELGVPVQFQRFWIWAKRQNHTYRPNRPLTPQEEAQTVGALREVSNKAHNAELKLFLEVEYGPDLHPIIPPEKIKEDILLFFKLYDPEKEELRYVGRLFVKSSRKPIEIQTKLNELAGFAPDEEIEFFEEIKYEPSVMCERLDKRASFRFSQIEDGDIICFQKRPQPESEEIFRFPDVPLFLEYVKNRQVVHFRALERPKEDEFFLELSKNHTYDDVMERVAQRLGLDDPSKIRLTPHNCYSQQPKPNPIKYRAVDHLLDMLVHYNQISDILYYEVLDIPLPELQCLKTLKVAFHHATKDEAVILNIRLPKQSTVGVVLNEIKTKVELSHPSAELRLLEVFYHKIYKIFPINEKIENINDQYWTLRAEEIPEEEKNIGPNDRLIHVYHFTKESAQNQVQVQNFGDPFFLVIHEGEKLEDVKLRIQRRLQVPDEEFSKWKFAFLSLGRPEYLEDSDIISSRFQRREVYGAWEQYLGLEHSDTSPKRAYTANQNRHTFEKPVKIYN, encoded by the exons ATGACCATGATGACTCCTCAGCCGTTGGAT CAGGATGATGAAGAGATGCTGGTGCCGCACTCGGATGTAGTAGAAGGGCCTCAGCCTTTGGTTGAAGGACCTCAACCAATGGAAG TGGCAACAGCAGACAATGCAGGAACTTTGGAAAACCAGGTGAGTGATGAGCCTCAGGCGTCACGCTTCACGTGGGCAATAGAGAACTTTTCCCGATTGAATATGAAGAAGATTTATTCTGACATCTTCGTTGTTGGGGGATATAAATG GCGGGTACTTATTTTCCCTAAGGGAAATAATGTGGATTATTTGTCGATGTATTTAGATGTCGCTGATTCAGCAAACTTGCCATATGGGTGGAATAGATATGCACAGTTTAGCCTGGCTATAGTTAATCATGTGCATAACAAGTATACAGTTAAAAAAG ATACACAACACCAGTTCAATCAAAGGGAGAGTGATTGGGGTTTCACATCGTTCATGCCTCTTAGTGAGCTTTATGACCCCAACAAGGGGTACCTTGTGAATGATACTTGTATTGTGGAAGCTGATGTTGCTGTACGTAAGGTTGTTGATTATTGGGCTTATGACTCAAAGAAGGAGACAGGCTATGTTGGACTAAAGAACCAGGGAGCAACTTGTTACATGAATTCTCTTCTCCAAACTTTGTATCATATTCCTTACTTCAGAAAG GCTGTATATCATATGCCAACAACTGAGAACGATAACCCAACAGGGAGCATACCATTAGCTTTACAAAGTTTATATTATAAGCTCCAATATAATGACACCAGCGTAGCTACGAAAGAATTGACGAAATCATTTGGATGGGACACATATGATTCCTTTTTGCAACATGATGTGCAAGAACTTAACAGAGTTTTATGTGAAAAGCTAGAAGACAAGATGAAG GGAACTGTTGTCGAAGGGACTATACAACAGCTGTTCGAGGGGCACCATATGAATTACATTGAATGCATCAATGTAGATTTTAAATCAACGCGAAAAGAATCATTTTATG ATCTTCAGCTTGATGTGAAAGGTTGTAAGGATGTTTATGCTTCCTTTGACAAGTATGTGGAAGTTGAACGCCTTGAAGGAGACAACAAATACCATGCTGAAGACCATGGCTTGCAG GATGCCAAGAAGGGTGTCTTGTTCATTGACTTCCCTCCAGTTCTCCAGCTGCAGTTAAAGCGGTTTGAGTATGATTTTATGAGAGATATGATGGTTAAG ATAAATGACCGATATGAATTTCCATTGGAACTTGATCTTGATAGAGACAATGGCAAGTATTTATCACCAGAAGCAGATAAGAGTGTACGAAACCTTTACATACTTCACAG TGTTTTGGTTCATAGTGGTGGTGTTCATGGTGGACATTATTACGCCTTCATCAGGCCGACGCTCTCTGATCAGTG GTATAAATTTGACGATGAGAGGGTCACTAAAGAAGATGCAAAAAGGGCATTAGAGGAGCAGTATGGTGGCGAAGAAGAG TTGCCACAGACAAATCCTGGCTTCAATAACACTCCATTTAAATTTACCAAGTATTCAAATGCATACATGCTTGTCTATATACGTGTGAGTGACAAGGACAAGATAATTTGCAATGTGGATGAAAAGGACATCGCAGTTCATCTTCGG GTAAGACTGAAAAAGgaacaagaagaaaaagaagacaAGAGAAGATATAAAGCTCAGGCTCACCTTTATACTATCATCAAG GTTGCTCGAGATGAGGACTTGAGGGAACAGATTGGaaaggatatttattttgatcttGTTGATCACGATAAAGTTCGTAACTTTCGAATTCAGAAACAGATGCCTTTTAACCTTTTCAAG GAGGAAGTTGCCAAAGAACTTGGTGTACCGGTTCAATTTCAGCGCTTTTGGATCTGGGCAAAGAGGCAGAACCATACTTATCGCCCGAACAGGCCTTTGACTCCACAAGAGGAAGCACAAACT GTTGGAGCATTGAGGGAAGTTTCCAACAAAGCCCACAACGCAGAATTGAAATTGTTTTTGGAAGTAGAATATGGACCA GATTTACATCCTATTATTCCACCAGAGAAGATAAAGGAAGATATACTGCTGTTTTTTAAACTTTATGATCCCGAGAAAGAAGAGCTtcg ATATGTTGGGAGGCTTTTTGTGAAAAGCTCTAGAAAGCCTATTGAGATCCAAACAAAGCTAAATGAACTGGCTGGATTTGCTCCTGATGAAGAGATTGAATTCTTTGAG GAAATTAAATATGAGCCATCTGTTATGTGTGAACGCCTTGATAAAAGAGCTTCATTTCGTTTTAGTCAG ATTGAAGACGGTGACATTATTTGCTTCCAGAAACGGCCTCAGCCTGAAAGTGAAGAGATATTTAGATTTCCTGATGTCCCTTTGTTTTTGGAATATGTGAAGAATCGCCAG GTCGTGCATTTTCGAGCACTGGAAAGACCTAAGGAAGATGAATTTTTCCTTGAGTT GTCAAAGAATCACACTTATGATGATGTTATGGAAAGGGTTGCCCAGCGCCTTGGCTTGGATGATCCATCAAAAATTCGGCTTACGCCTCACAATTGCTATTCCCAGCAACCGAAACCCAATCCTATCAAATATAGAGCAGTTGACCATTTATTAGACATGCTAGTCCACTACAATCAG ATATCAGATATATTGTACTATGAAGTGCTGGACATTCCTCTTCCAGAACTGCAATGTCTGAAAACGCTGAAAGTTGCCTTCCATCATGCCACAAAGGATGAG GCTGTAATTCTCAATATTAGGTTGCCAAAACAAAGCACTGTAGGAGTTGTTCTTAATGAGATTAAAACAAAG GTAGAATTGTCTCATCCAAGTGCTGAACTTAGGCTGCTTGAAGTTTTCTATCACAAGATTTACAAG ATCTTTCCAATTAACGAGAAGATTGAGAATATAAATGACCAGTACTGGACATTACGTGCTGAGGAG ATTCCAGAAGAAGAAAAGAACATTGGGCCCAATGATCGTTTGATCCATGTTTACCATTTCACAAAGGAGAGCGCCCAGAATCAAGTG CAAGTTCAAAATTTTGGGGATCCCTTCTTTCTGGTCATCCACGAAGGTGAAAAATTAGAAGATGTTAAATTGCGCATTCAAAGAAGATTGCAAGTTCCAGATGAGGAATTTTCTAAG TGGAAGTTTGCGTTTCTATCATTGGGACGGCCAGAGTATCTTGAGGATTCTGACATTATCTCTAGTCGTTTTCAG AGGAGAGAGGTTTATGGTGCTTGGGAGCAATACCTTGGGCTAGAGCATTCAGACACAAGTCCGAAAAGAGCTTATACTGCCAACCAG AACCGCCACACGTTTGAGAAACCAGTGAAAATATACAATTAA